A window of Gossypium raimondii isolate GPD5lz chromosome 7, ASM2569854v1, whole genome shotgun sequence genomic DNA:
ttattattaattttgctattattttagaggcatttgcttgttaagttacacCTATCTTAGTATTGTTTAGgtataaaaactttttttaatttatttttactttgtggggaaacatttattataatgtttttggtgtttttgatgtattgtattttttaaattttttatataaaaataaaataaaaaattttagaatggGCCGGGCCAATCCCAAATTTAACATCTATAACCCGGGATGGACTTGGGCAAAAAATTAGACCCATTTTTTAGGCCAGGCTTAGAATTTTGTTAATGCCTACCCGACCCATAGATTGGTCTAATAATCTgcataaaaaaaagattaatagctttaataatttacatatttatctAGTagatttcacttttttttcaaaacacattttattttgttattaaataaatgaaaaaaagtttttattcacaaaatatatattgttttaaaaatttcctcaaataaaaactctagaaattataaaaaaaaatcaatacttCACATCTAAAATCTTTTAAAGTATCAATTAATGGGTAGGACTTTACttctcattttaaaataaaagatatggaAGGTGTTGATTCTCTGAGTTGTTGTAATACTGCTTACCATTTCTAATATTCTTACCATCATTTGCAGCAAAAACCATAGCATATACTAATGTGAAATCAACTCTATATAAAGTAGTAATTACCAAGCCCACCATCACCAAATTTCATCTTTTCTCATTGTTGTTCATGATTAGCATGGAGAAGAAAGGTTTTAATGTTAGAATGATGCTACTTTTTCTGGGTTTATGTTGCCTAATCATTTCTTCTGCTGCTGTTCCTACAACAAATGAGggtaatttcttaaattttaagtttggaAATAAGGAATTATTCCCTTCTTCCGTCCAAGATTTACTTGTTCAGGTTATTTCTCTTATCTTTCAAGTCTTAAAATGGAGGAGGATGctttcaatataaattttgcTTTTCAGGGTTAGTTTAGTATCGTTTTCTAAAAGTACTTTTGGGATTAAAAGTGTTGCTAAACAAGATGCTTCTGATCTTTTCAAAAGTGCTTTGGGGACAAAAAACTGTTTTGCAAAAGCACTATTCGGGTAAAAAGCAGAAgcagaaaattttaacttttttgacTAAAAAATGTTTCTAAGAAACCATACTAAACTGGCGCTTAAATTACATCTGCTGAATACTAATTTGTAGGACTTGAAAAAATCAAGTGAAGCTGAGGAAGTGTTTGGGGAATATTTAGGACATGAATTCAATGAAGAAAGGATGCTAATGGAAATCACAGATTATCCACCAACTGGTGCCAGCCACAAGCATGAACCCTTTCCACCTCCACCCGAaaacaaaaaaccctaatttgttaatattttcatccaattgttaaaaataaaagaatattttataattaaggaAATGTTTTGTTGTGGAATGGTAATTTAGTTATAGTTGATTGGTATCGGTCCGTCCATTTCgattaaatacattattaaaatttcataaaaaaattttaaaaatttaaaatctagttCAAGTGGTTGTTTACCCTATTTAACCGATTCATATTGGTTTTTGGATCAATCGATTCAAAGCCCTTCTCCAAATCGATCTGATCCAACTGAAACGACTTTGATTTTTCTTCAATTGTTGAATCGTATTTAAAATATcggttataaaatatgtttttttttcttagcatcaaaaatacattttcaattttcattcagGCAAACATGTCATAATACAGATAACACTTGTACAAACACAAACACCACTTGTAGTCTCacacaaacatttcataatacATTTTAACAGCATaaagattttcttttctatatcgaataaataattaaacatttttaatttatacaaaattaaatattcaaaaatctaCGATAACATGACATGAAATATAAATGacatattaaacaaaaaaaaagttgtgaATGATAGCATGAGATAACAACAAACTCAGCATGACCAACAAGTCCAGTAAGGCACATGATGATGACCAAgtctagtggtgtcaaaaaatgCGGTTTCGAgactttgtttttttataaaccgagtctgtaaatatttatggagttattatattgttgaattgaaatttagttAAGCAGTTTAGCCAAAAATGTGGTTAATAAGAcccagagactaaattgtaaaagtttaatcgCTATAGacttttaattagaataagacTTGGGGACTGTGATAGAAATTAACCaaaggattaaaatggtaaataaaccaattCTAAATGGACGATAGTGGGATGTGAtgttaattgtaattattttaagttaattaaagattaaagtttaattaagcatgattaagttaattaattaatcttaattaaaattaatcataatatatataggAAATGTTAgtggaaaaagatggaaatcatcttcttcttcaacctTTCTCACCGTCCACCATTGAAGAAAGGCTTTGAAAACTTAAGTTGACATTTAACCTTAATTTCAAATAAGTCTCtagccatttttctttgatttttatgtatttttttttatcatgggAACTTGATTAAGCTAACTCATGGATCAATTTGATCAACTGGTGAAATTTTGATAAGTGTCCATTGTTGAgaattgaatgatttaggtgtgaaattgatagaaattaagcttactttatgaaaatgactgaattgtaaaccttaattgttagtttcgtacattagagaccaaattgaataaaattcaaaactattataaaaattcaaaaggaatagaaagtataaggtctttaatgaataaatgtgaaatcgAATTTTAATCCGAAGCTTTAGAATTAAAGTTAAGCTAGTCCCGAtttcagagactaaattgaaacttgcaaaatatgcatgaattaatatttggttGTGAATCGGGTggaaattgattatttgatatgttttgtgAATGTACGTAGCTAACGTCGACGTGGAACCTtcaagagggaaaggaaaagtgaAAGTGATCGACGAGTGATTGAAAACTCTAGTTTGTACATTTATGACTTAATGTGATGTTAATTGATTGCATTTTCATGTTATCTGCACATGGGAATGTCAATGTGAGTATATAGTGATAAATTATACTATTGGAGTGAGCTTGAATGTGAATTACCGAGATAGATgactaaattaaacaaaatgtaaaataacatGAATTGCTTGAATTATGATATGTGCTATGAAATTGGGTGAAAATGTATAgaatgatatgatatatatatttgacatgTTAATAAATTGGATTGTGATAGTGGATTTTGTTGAGAAATGATATATGTACTAAATTATAAATGGAATTGAACATTGGTACCCTAGTAACTAATCGAGTtgagttggatatagttggtatgccataggattggTTTATGTGCGGATTATGCACTTATGCACCAAGATGTACCTCGTGTGTCGGGATGTACTTCGTGCGCCAGGATGCACTGTGTACCAGTATGCACTTTGTGCACTAATAATGTGCTTCATGCACCAATATGCATGTTACGTGCGAGTTACCCTATTTCGGTTTATTTGATGATGCACTTCGATGCCAGCTTGGTGGGTTGGTGGGATAatccaaatattcatttaagtCTGAGTTAGATTAATAAGGGttgcaaaatgtaattttggtAAACAAGATGAATGTGATAACAATTGATGTTATTGGACTAATTTATGCTTAAATGTGAGTGGGAAACTGAAATCATATAGTTGATTGtgcaaatcaaaagaaaatgtgCCCTGGGGGTCAAGACAAATGCGAATTAGTCGACAAACTCCATAAATGAGTTGAATGGtatgaaataaaagtaaaagagatTATTGCCATGGAACATGAATAATATGGTGTTAATAACATGTGGTAAAGTTACATAATTGTGTGTTTGATTCTTGATATATATTGAATGATTGGTAAATGGTAAAGAAGTTAGAATTGGTCATTTATGTGCATTGTTGGATAAGTTGGTTGATAATGTCTTAGTATGCTTACACATATAGattgatgatggaaaatggTTGACACTTTGGAACATGATTTGGTTAGATATTGAGCACATGTATGCATGGTTTGTCTTGAAAGATATTGttaatgcttatgttatatgtaTCTGTTTTCTCAGCTATGGTTTGTTTGTTTCGTGCGTTGGTACAAGTATTCTTAAAGCCCCAGAAAAGTGAAGTTAGCATCTAGACGATAGCATCGATTCAACCTAAGTTTGAATAGTCTTTTCCATTTTGtcaatggcatgtacctagggatGTTTTACTCAAGGTTAGAAATGGTCAAAAATGGTTTGCATATAAGTTGTGAATATgtgagtttgcttataatcaTATATGGAATTGATATTAATGCTTTAGTGACTATGTTTTAGGTAAGTTTGAACGTTGGAATAGCTTAATTGGAGCATTGGGGCCAATGGTTATTATGTATGTTGAGTTGTTGCCATTGGAAAATAGGGGATTAGTATTCTGCCTTGGATGTCGCGACTTCTCTCATTGAATGTTGTGAGATCAGGCCATCTCGTTGCGACGTCGatattgttatattttgaaaactttttaatttgatcatcaGGTTGGGAAGCTTGGCTACTGTTTTCAATATCGTGACACCAAGCCTTAGAAGTCGAGACACCCACTTGAAATACTTTGAAAACTTTTCAGTTTAGTCCTAGTTCGACCCTAGGATGGTATTGAGTTTTCATAAGCTCGTATCTGACCtgaaatgatatatatatattgtgtttTAAGCTTGTAATACTTGTAACTAAATGATTAAAGATGAAAATTGTATGTAATCATTGTAGTTGCTTCAACAACGAATGTGATAGCTTGTAGTTGAGACCCAACGATTATGGTGTTACAGAGTAGCAAAACCTAAGAAGAAGCTCTCGACCGAGGGTGCCTTTTAGAAGGTTGAATGATTATATATTGAGTGCCATGTCAGCTGAAGCTAGGTCAGAGGCATCTAACGGTACTAGCAGAAAGGAATGGGAGATATTACTTATAGGGAATTGTTGGAAAATCAGGTTTGAAAGACACAACGAAAAATAGGTTTAAGGAAACttggagttttaaattttttctccaaaataagAACTTAGTTgtgttatctaaagtaataaacacttaatcaaaaacGTACATTTATGGTTCGTTTAGGATGAACGTTTCGATCGAGTAGTCTTTTCTGCTATTCTCAAGTTtcgaatcaaaatttttttcataaattaccagtgaggtaattttgtaatttctctaaacttctaATGTCAAGTTGCAAATAACAAGaatatctctaaaatttttctgaaataatttcttcagagaatGACTCATACTCTCTTTGTATAAGAGGATAATCTATTTTGGCGTATTCAAACCCACATCCTCTTacactaacaataatactaatgTCAAGTGAACTAAGACCCAattgaaacatatatatatataattctaacTAAAATGAAGTTTCACAACTCCTAAACATAGTCCAATTccattgatatatataaatatatattttttcacgTTGATAAAGTTAATCGTGGTTaattttttcatccattttaggGTGATTTGTCAAAACAATGTAAGTTCAAATGTTAAAATAgacgaaaaaataaattaagagctaaaatgattttttttttgtaaagttgaaaGGCCAAATAAACAGTGGCGGGTCTTGACATTAAGTTTCAGGTGtgtaactaaaatttttaaaaattttgaaatttagtaagaagttttaaaaattttgataggtttaattaaaaattttaaaagattttatgaaattaaaaaaaatttaagagtttaattggaattaataaatttcaaaaatgtgGGCCTAACGAGGATGGCCTCTGTAAATAAGTCATTATTCGCTTGACAAGAGGCATGTCCTCtgactttttcaaaaaaatcaacatgTACACGCATTTCCCATGGTGCAATGCCACTCCCTTCACAAccgaaaataaatattagataaagTTGCACTCTATGGGTAGGTTTtcgtatttatttaaatattattttggataaaataatatttttgaaaaaaagttaaattttttttgtttctgctTTCGATTAAAATAGTGTTTTTtgtaaagtgtttttttttcttaaaagcaatgttaaaaaagttaaatttcgTTGGCTGCAGGAAGGAGATTAGGGCGTTTTAGTCAGATGGATGAGTTGCCTTGGCTCAACGTTATTGCTAAATTGAATGCAACCAAAGAATCAGAGCACGGTGTTTAAAGTCTTGACACCATCTTTGAAATCCTTTGTTCATCATTAAAATAAGTAATCAAAGTCAAAGGGGACCAAGCAAATAGTGGCTTCCATAGTCACTCACCTATACTTATGTGCCTGTATGTCGAGGCTTTGAATGGGCTTTTGTCATAGAATTGAACACCTAACCATTGGTTGAAAAAAATGGCATAAACAGACAGATTGTGACGTATTTAGTTTCACCTCATTAACAGAATCTCATCCTTCATTTCTGGGTTCAATTCTGATGGCCGTTCTTCACAAAGCAATATGTTGATAAATGCAAACCATAGGACTTTTTCTATTATAACTCTCAAATTTAAGGTACTGAAACTGAAAAACTTTTTAagttgggaaaaaaaaaaaaacagtgaaCTGAAACTTGACATCTAAAACTCTACTATATAGCAGCATATTCAGGGCTTTACAACGGTGTTCAAGAACTGGTTCATTAGTCCATGCCTTAAGCAACTGGAGCTGTCCTGCGGCCACTAGATGATGGCGGCTCTGCCTCTCCTTGTGGTTCGTTATCTTCGTTCTCGCCTGACATTTCTTCTaaagattttccttttgattctGGCACCAAGAAAGTGAAGAGGAAGCCCAAGGCATTGACTACACCTAATACAATAAGTGAATTCTTCACCCCAATGCCTGCAGGGTACCCTGCATCTGCCTTGGCTTTATCCTGGTTCTGAGCTAAATACAAGAACCCGAATGCGCCAACAATAGCACCAAGCTTTCCCGAGGCTGCTGAGATACCGTGGCAGGTGGACCTCAACCTTGCTGGGAAAATCTCGGCTGGTACGACGAATGTGGTGGCATTAGGTCCGAAATTCGCAAAGAAGAAAGTCAATGAGTACATAATAACAAAGCCGATTCGATTGTCCTTGTGGGTCCAGTGGTCATACGGGATAGCCAGTGCAAACATAAACACAGTCATGAAGAAAAATCCCATTAATTGGATGGCAAATCTTCCCATCTTATCAATGAAAGCCACTGTGAACCAGTAGCCTGGTACAGTGCTGCAAAGAGCAATCAGTGTTTGTGCCCTTGCAATTCTGTAAACTTCATCAATGGCATTCATGGACTTTGCAGAAGGAATCCAGCCAATAGCACTAAAGATATCCTTTTGGAACAAATTCTGGCTGTAGAATGCAATGTCAAGCAAGAACCAAGTGCTTGTTGTTCCAAGCAAGTGAAGACCATGACGTTTAGCAAACTCCTTAGTAAACAAACCGAATCCAGATTTCTGCTCTTTTATTTGCTCAATCTTTTGTGGCTCAGCCTCAATGTCCATCTGTAGGACCTTTGACATATCAGATGCGGCCCGCTTTGCATTCTTAGCAACAAGTGCAGTGTAACGAGCAGTTTCAGGCATCTTCATCCTCCAATAGTAGGTAAGAGCAGCCGGGAGTGCTCCAACCATCAAAATAATACGCCAAACATAGTCTGCTTGCGGAACCGTGGAGCGAAGCGCATCAACCTCATACGATGGAGCTTCAAACATGGCGTTGAATGAAGAG
This region includes:
- the LOC105767689 gene encoding inorganic phosphate transporter 1-4, whose protein sequence is MAGEQLQVLNALDVAKTQWYHFTAIIIAGMGFFTDAYDLFCISLVTKLLGRIYYHVDGMEKPGSLPPNVSAAVNGVAFCGTLAGQLFFGWLGDKLGRKKVYGMTLMLMVICSVASGLSFGHTPKSVMATLCFFRFWLGFGIGGDYPLSATIMSEYANKKTRGAFIAAVFAMQGFGILAGGIFAIILSSSFNAMFEAPSYEVDALRSTVPQADYVWRIILMVGALPAALTYYWRMKMPETARYTALVAKNAKRAASDMSKVLQMDIEAEPQKIEQIKEQKSGFGLFTKEFAKRHGLHLLGTTSTWFLLDIAFYSQNLFQKDIFSAIGWIPSAKSMNAIDEVYRIARAQTLIALCSTVPGYWFTVAFIDKMGRFAIQLMGFFFMTVFMFALAIPYDHWTHKDNRIGFVIMYSLTFFFANFGPNATTFVVPAEIFPARLRSTCHGISAASGKLGAIVGAFGFLYLAQNQDKAKADAGYPAGIGVKNSLIVLGVVNALGFLFTFLVPESKGKSLEEMSGENEDNEPQGEAEPPSSSGRRTAPVA